ACCCTCATGCTCCAGCGGGCCGGGGGTTGTGTCCTGCTCGCCCCCTTTTGTTGCAGTGCTCAGTAGCCAGGCACGGAAGCGGTAGTTGGCCTGTGATGATGCTTCGTCTGTAGGATGCTCGGGCGGCTTTCCGGCGACAGTGTGCCATATGGATGCGCTGGAGCGCAGGGCATTGTTGGCAAACAAAAGCTGTAGCGTGGCAGAGTCGGGTGAATAGTTTGCGTAATCGCCCATGTCCACTATGAAAGTAGGCCTTGCATCGTGCTCCAGCAGTTCTACCACGCCGACAGAGCCCAGCAGCTTGAGGGGATCGCTCCTTTCGCGCGCGTCCGGAGGAGAGGTGCGCGGTAGGCTCGAGCGCTCCGAACTCCTCCCACTGGTCACGGTCGTGGTGCCCGGGGGGCTCAAGCCGCTGAAGGTGCCCCGAGCCAATGTCACAGTCTTGATGCCGCTCTCTTCGCCGCGCGTCTTGCTCAACATGCTCGCGGCGGCCTCGGAGCTCGAGAAGCGGGCGGGCAGGTGTGGGCGGGCGGGCTTGGAGGAGAAGAACAGCGGGGATGGGGGCCGGCCGTCGAAGCGCAGCGGCGGGCGCTCGGCACAGGGGAAGAGGTCGAGCGAGCGGCGGGGGCGGGTATGCAGGCGGCGGCGCTTGTGGAGGGGCTCGGTGGCAGGCGCGTCGTCACGTGTGCGTGGTGGTGGTCGTTTGGTGCCGGCGACGGCGGGCGGTGTTGCGGGCTGCCGTGTCGCGGAACCCTCAATGCCACCGGACGAGGGCGCAGACGGGAGCGCAGACGGCGGCGCAGACGAGGGCGCAGACGAGGGCGCAGACGAGGGCCGCGGGGTCGATGCGACAGTGTCCAGCGGCAGCTGCAGTGACCACGGGCGAGGGAACAGCGTGCTGGGGGGCTGCTCAGAGGGCGAGGGGGACGGCGGGCCCTCTGGCGGCGGGTTCAGGGCCTGGCGAGGCTCGGGCGTGCTGAGTCGGCCGTGGCCAGCACGCGTCGGTAACGGCGTTGCTCCGGTGAAGATTGATTTCGGCTGCGTGGACATGGAAAGGCCCGTTCGCCTTGCCTTGGCTGTGTGATGGGTGGGAGCAAGAGCCAGCCAGCGCACGCGACTTTGTCAGTCGGCAAGCATAGCAGGGCCGAGCAGCGTaggcgcaggcgcagacgcagacgcagacgcggACGCGGACGCAGATGTGGCTACCCTGAGGTTCGATAACGCTGGCGCGGGACGACCTCTGTCTCGACTCTGGACTCTCGACCCTCGACTCTGGACTCTCGACCCTCGACCCTCGACGCTCCACCTCGACGCTCGACGCTCGAGTACCTCTGGCCCTATTCCCAAGCGTCGACGCTAGCTTGAGGAGCGTGGCATGCCACTCCGTCGATCAGCGATGACGTCGAGTGCGCGCAGACGGGGGTGACTGGATGCACGGGGCGAGAGACGACGATGCTCCGTGGTTGGGCGTTGTCCGTCTGCTGCCCGTCTGTTGCCTGTGTGGCCAGCGTTGTCTATGTTGGCTGTCTGTTGCCTCGCTGGTTGCGCCTTGTGCAGCTGCTAGCAGCTGTCTGCCTCCCATCTCTTGAACAAGCTTGAACAAGGCGAAGCATCGGGGCACGCAATCGGTTAGGCGGCCCAGCTAGCCTAGATCCTGGACTTCTCGCGTCATGCTGGCTGCGTCTGATCACGAACCGCATCGGCGATCCCAGCACAAAGGTCGTTTGGGAGCGCACCACGATGCCTGCGACACGGCGCAGCGCTGCTCGAGTCGAGCGCTTGTTTTACATGCTTCCGAGTACCTACTCCACCGCTGCAGTGCCAAGCAGTAGGCAACTGCGTCTGGAGAACCTGGCAAATCCATCGGCGCCTGTCAGATCGGCCGACGTGGAGCCGCGTCCGCATGGCCTTTGGCGCCTTACGTCATGCATGGCATTCGCACTTGGATTGGCAAGGTTCTGGACTGCTGGCCCCTACCAGTTAGTACCAGACTACCAGTCATGTGCGAGTCAACTGCTTGCAACACCCAAACACAGCCGAGTGTTCCGTAAACTCTCCCTACATTCAACTCCGTTTCAGTCCTCTGCCCTGGCCCGCCTCTACTTCTGCCTGCCCTTTCTTCTCGCCTGCGATTCTCACATCCACCACGTCTCAGATCATCTGCTTCATCGCCGTTCGTGCCTGTCATCCTCCGCGACCGCCTCTCAGCCTTGCCGATGGTCGCGTACGTCATGTTCGCCGCTCCCTAGCGCTGTACTCACACCATTCCAACACCTACCAAAAGAAAGTGAAAATCACGTTTCTCCCAACAACCGTTGTCGCGACATTCAACATGCTTGTCGCGCCCTCGCTTGTCTCCAACCATGCTGCATTTCCTTCCTTGTGGCCACCACGACTGCGTCTAGTAATCTGCCGACCTTTTTTCTTCTCATGAAACCCACTTATCCATCGTTACACATCTCCTATCATCAATTCTATCGCGACAAGCGGAACGAGAGGTCATCTCATACCAATCGTTGTTGTCATTCTCGCGCGCGCGATTCACTTGTGCACCGGACCCTCCAGACGCACGACCGCCAAGCCCGGCTGCAGTGGCTGCGCCATTAATCTGTGGCTGCGCCTGAGCCACCCCATTACCGTTTGAGCGATTCCACTCCCGTCACTTGCGCCAAAATGCCGTCTTGTACTTGCGCCAAAATGCCGTCTTATACTTACGCAGGAACGCCGTCTTATACTTGCGCAAGAATTCCGTATTATACTTACGCAAGAATGCCGTATTATACTTATGCAAGAATGCGGATACCTCAATCCCTACCTGATAACACATGTGTCAGTCCACGCTGGTCCACATGGTTTCGGGCCCTCAAACAGCTGTCCGTAGCTGACGGATCAGACCGCCTGTGGAGCTGAGCTAAACGTTACATACCGTAGAAACATTACTGAACCTGCGTAGTAGACGAGCCCAGTTGTCCTACACGCCAAGCACTTTTAACCCACTCATAATCCATAAAGCTTCTACTAGCCCACAGAAACATCAGATCCTCGCATGCCCCCGCTTTTATCAACACACTCGCCATCGGACTGGTGTGCTTTCAGCTGCCCCGGTGTTCCTCAATTCATCGGCAAGCCGTTTGGCACAGAATAACTTAGGCCAATCTCTCAAGTGGCTCCTGCCCTGCATGCCACCAAGTAGTGGACTGTGCTCAATGTGCGGGCACCGTTTGTTTAAATCTGTAGTGACCCCCGCGTGAGCTTTTACACAATCTCCCGACTCTCTTCTCTGAATCCTTATCTTTGTGCACTTCCAGACTTCTTCCTTTTCAAGTGCTTGACGTCTATCCGCCAACATGGACTTTCTCAAGAAAAAGATGAAGGAGTTActtgacgacgacgacaagcCCAAGGACAAGCCCACTGGTAAACTCAAATGTGCTCACAGGTGTATCGTATACCGTGTCTGACCGGAAACTAGATTCCACTGCCTCAAGCTCGCAGCCTTCCCACGGTGACTCTCACGGAACACCTGACGGTGCTGCTCCTCCTGGTGACCGTAGTCTCTCCGATGGTTACTATGGCGGCGGCGGTCAGGGTGGTCCTCCCCAACAGCAGGGATATGGTCAGCCACCTCAGCAACAGTACGGCCAACCGCCACAGCAGGGGTATGGTCAGCCACCTCAGCAACAGTACGGCCAACCGCCACAGCAGCAGTATGGCGCGCCTCAAGATTATGGCCAGCCCCAGGGCTACCCTCCTCAGTACAATCACGGCCCTCCCACAACTCAGGGTCCTCCAGCTCCGTACGGTGCTCCGCCTCCAATGCCACCAGGCTGGACCCAGCAGTGGGACCAGAACAGCCAGCGTTGGTTCTACATTGAACAGGCCACAGGTCGCACCCAGTGGGACCCTCCCTCCAACCTGCCCCCTGGTCCATACGCTCCCCCAGGTCCAAACGCACCCTACGCTGCCGGGGCTGGCCACGACGAGCGTGGCCTCTTCGGCAACACTCACGGACACAGTGGTCATGACTACAACACGGCGCCAGGCGCTCCCGCTGATCCCTACAAGgcagagaaggagaagaaagacaAGGGTCACTCGACCGCCATGCTTGCAGCTGCGGGCATCGGCGGTGTCGCTGCGGGCGCTTGGATTGGCCACGAGCTGAGTATGCCAATCATCTCGAGCCTGACATTAGCATGCTAACGCATAACAGCAGAGGACTCGGACGACGAGAAGAAGCAGAGCTACGCTGCTCCCGCTGCTCCCGCTGCGGCTGCTGCACCTGCGGCTGCTGCCCCAGCCGCATATGCCGCCCCTCCTCCTGCTGACCCCTACGCTAACGACCCGTACGGTGACCAAGCTTTCCAGGAGCCTCCACCGGTCCCTACTCACGACGAAGATGGCAGCTCCATCTCAAGTAGTGACCGCGAGTCGCTTGAGGAGAAGCGCGAGGAGCTCATCGAGGCGCAAGAAGAGTATCAGGAGGAGCTCGAAGAAGCGTACGACGACTGAAACTAAATGCTTCGTGCTTTCGATCGTTCCAGTACATGTCCTCGAAAAGATGGTAATGGTCGACATTTCCTAGTTCTTTACTTCTCTGCTCAGCAGGATCATGATTAGCATGGCGCAGGGACGCGATGTGCAACTCCCATCCAACCTGGGAACCTTTGGTTTCTCAAAACATCGGATGAAAATTCACGGCTACAGTCAATCGACGAAGCCTTCTAACCCAAACTCCGTCCTCCCCGTGTGAGTGAGTGAACCAGACGTGCCCGCCCTGTGGATATATCGCACGTGAAGCCTAAACAGCTAGAAAACGTAGCGCGTGCATAGCCCGCCAAACCCCCATCCTCTTCCATTCAAGATGCCCCCAATCCACACGcgctcagcagcagcagtcaAAGCAATCCAGACAGCACTCGCACGTCTCCCCGCACAACCAACAACAACATAGCGTCGCCAAACACGCAGCCAGACACCCGCggtccttcttctcctcctgcggcggcggcggtggtggtccCTGCTGGTAGTACATCTGCACCCACCAGCGCGTCAGCACGCTGTCATCTCAAGCCCAGTCCCCGTCTGCTCCGCAAACAAAACAACACGCACCtgctgcggcggcggcggcgggcctTGCACATACTGGCCctgcggcggcggctggGCGTAGTACCCCTGGTTTGGCTGCTGGTACGACATGAGTGTGCGTGGGGTGGGTGATTCAGGGACCGCGTGTCGTTGCGTTAAGCTCTTTCGTGGCTGAGCTGGAGCCAGAAAAAGAAAGGGGGCTGGTGATGTGAGGCGTCGAGGCGTGGCAGGTGCAAAAAGGTAGGTGTGGCAGAGGAGAGCAAAGTGTGGCAGAAACGAAATGAGGGGGGGACTGGGTTACTTGCGGCTGTGCGGAAATGTGGTACCCATGGTAGGGTGTCGGTTTAAATCTTTTGCCATTACACGGCTTCGGGAGTTGCGGCATCAGAGCGCACCAGGGGAGGAGGGGCTTTGTTGGTACCAAGACTGCGTATAGCGAGGCGCACACGCCGTCTGACAGACGCGGCGAGATCTGGCAGCCGTGGAAGTCCCcggcctgctgctgctgctgctgctgctctcaCAGCGGTTTTCGTAATGGGGGCATGGGTTAGTCACTACGCGCCGCCGAGCAGCCACAGGTGTGTGGCAGCAGAGGACAAGGTGGAGCCTGCGAAGCCACTGTTGCAACGCTGTTGTCCCTGGCGGCTGGGCACTGCGGTACGCGTGTATATGTGTCTTGGCAGTGGTAGGAAGAGGTGAGGCGCATGACCGAGTGCCTGCAGTGCAGCAACCAAGACCGCACAGTGACAGAAACAAAACGGTGAGTGAACACGACTCACGGAAACAAAGCCCCCTCGTCTGCTTGTTTCCTAGTGTTTATACCTCACATTCCTAGCCACGTAAACGCACAATTTCCCACAAGGTCATCGTGCAGTGAAAGACAGATACAAACGCTCGGGATTGCGATGGGAGGTGAGGTTGCAAGCGTGCCGAACATCCGGACGCTAGACAGGGGCTGCCTGCGCCCCTAGTGTGGCGCCCGCAGCCACCGGAAAGGGCAACAGGGTGGCTTTGCGATGAATGTGGTCTTCGATACACTGCTGCGTATCGCTGTAATGGATATATTACCGTAAGCTTGGCTGCATCGTTAAACTCAACTGGAAGAGTGCAGGTTGGAAGAGTCCTGTGAACCCGTCCTTGGTCGAGATCACATCACTGTTCGGGATCGAGGCGGCTGCGTCCGGCACGCCGTTCCATGCGCTGCTGGCCTAGGTCAGGGGAAGCGTCGAGGCCGCGGGCGAAGTGGAAACGCAGCGGACCGAGGCGCTGACAGCTCGAGGGTCTCAGGGTCTTGCTTGCATCGTCGAACTCTGCTAGGAATGCGTTGGAAGGTTAAGCGTTGCGGTCATGTTGAGGGTAGGGTGTAAGGCATTCAAGTTCCAACTAGACGATTGGCTACAAACGTTCATcgttcctcttcttcttttacttcttccttGACAACAGCCTCCTCTGTCAGGCCAGGGACGAAGTTCCTCTCCTCCCGCCGCTGTTGCACCCACTGTCCAAACGGTCTCCAGATCGCTTCCTTTTCCGCCGGCTTCAGACTTGCCGCCAACCCACTTGTACTTGTCGTGACGAACACCTTGCTCCCAACCCATTCCGCCTCTCCCTCCACTCTTCCCATGTTATGCTTCTCGTCCTGCCACCCGTACCTGAATTCCTCCTTCTTCATGTTCCTGCTATACTTGAATCGCCAAATCGCCTCCCAAATCCCCTTGCCCACAATGCACACCGCCTCAGGCCTGAACGCTGCAAACTTCCTCTCCAGCTCTCTCGTGCCCTCGCTCATCTCATCCTTGCTCAACTCCGCCGCATCCTTGGACGGCCTGCTTACGATATTCGTGTTGCCCACACAGTACTTCGTCGGCAGGCTTCTGTCTTCGCTAGGCGCCAATCGCCGATCCGTAAGGCCTGAGGAGTGCAGAAGCTTCCAGAAATGGTTCGATGGGTGTGCGTATGCGTGTCCATGCAAAGCAGTGCTGACACCGGGATTGGTGCCGACGAAAACGCCTATCAGGCCTGGTTCTAGGATATCGACCAGCGGGGACAGGTGAGCATATTTAGAGGGATCCGCATACTTGCTAGATTTCCGCTGCTTTTTGCGAGGGCGAGGTGACAACGATGATGAGGCTGCTGTTGGTGATATTGCCTTGGTGGTGACCGTGGTAGTGCGTGGACGCTTTGTTGTCGCTCGAGGTGATGTAAGCATGGGTGCATCGTTCTCCTTCGTTGAGCCATTTGCGTATTGGTACTTCGCTAAATAACTTTTGAAGGATGTAGACGGCGGTGATGGCAGCAGTTCAGGGGGGTCCGAAAGATCGCTTGAGGGTTCCTCTAGCTTTACAAGAACATTTGTTCGCGCGGCGGATCGCATTCGCGGCATTGCTACACTTTGAGAGTTGACGCTAGTTGATTGTTCTGGGTGACTTGGTCAATGTCTGGCTTGTGTGCGTTGTTGGTCAGAGGTTTAGGTTTGCTGAACGCGTTGACGTCATTCTGTTGTTCTCACACGATCTATCACGGCATGCCATCTGTCAGATGTAGAGGGCGATGGATATTGCCACTGGCTATGAGCTGGCAATCAGCACCGCAGGATAAGTGAACGGAGGATGAGTATGGTGTAGTGGCTGTACGCCACAGCGTGTTGAATTCAGCGATCGTAGCCCACCAGGCTTCGTGTCGACAGTTCCTGCTTGAACAATATCAAGCCCTGAGCGTCTCAAGACTCTCGATATATATACTAGAACATTATTTTACCTCCGTGGATTTGTACCCGTCTCCATCATAACAGAAAATCGCCCTCCAGCCTTTCAATATTCAAGAGAAGCTCTCGATCCGAACCAGCGCCATGCTTTGTGTAATTGGTAAGATGCTAAATTTGTCGAAAACGAGTATGGGAATCGTGCGCCATGCATTAAAATTCATAGGGTATCAGGTCAAACGATTGTTGAGAAGAAATTTAAGTGGTACCCGGCGATATCGCGGGTGAATCGATGTGTTCGCCTGGGCCAGGGTTCATCGAGAACGGCGCTTGCGAGGCAGGGGTGGGCGAAGGTTGCGATTTGGAGGATTCTACTTTTGGCGATGGGCCGGCCGAATGTGTCTTCTCGCCTTCGTCCTCCTCGACAATAGGAGAACAGTAGGTTTTGAGCACGTGTTTCAGCGCTGGTCGACGGATAGGTTTGGATAGGAAGAAATCCATACCGGATTCCATACATTGCTGAACGTTCGACTATAGTATTGTTAGTATATGCGTACTAGGGCTGGCAGTGCAGGTACATACCTCTTCAGCATAAGCGGTCAAAGCGACAATAGGCGCGGAGAATCCAGACTGTCGAATCAGTCGTGTTGAGTCCAGACCATCCATGTTCGGCATTTGCACGTCCATAAAAATTAGGTTGTACGGATCGCCTGCTTCCATACTTTCCTTGACCCTGTCGAGCGCTTCTTGTCCATCTTTCGCCACTGTCACGTCGTACACATCTTCGAGTTTAAGCATTCGCATGACAACAATCTGGTTGGTTGTGTTGTCTTCAGCGACAAGGACCTTGATCTTTTTGCCCCCTTTTGTGGCCTCAGCTTCCACACGCTCTATCGCCTTCGCCTGTGAGTTGGGAGATTCCAAGGGTGCGTTGGATGCGAAGAAAGGTTGGCTGAGGCCGACTAGACGTGGTTTCGAATCCGATTCGAAAGCAACAGGGCCAGTACCAGCTCCACTAGCAGCAGCCGCTGCGTTTACAACAGGGACAGAGCCACTCTTGACTGAATGACCTGAGCGTATCGACCGAGCGTCTTCCCGTGACGCAACACGAGACTCATCGACAGACGAGTTGCGCCGCGAGTTGGGATCAACCTGGGAGCTTGCCGTACTGTCGGCGCGATTTGAAAGATGCTTGATCGGTATCGACATAGCAAATACGCTGCCGTGCCCGACTTCGCTCTTCAAGCCAATGGTACCTTTCATCAAGCCAGCCAGTTGCGAGCAGATACTGAGACCAAGACCGGTGCCGCCGAACTTCTTGCTTAGACCCAAGTCACCTTGGACGAAAGGCTCAAAGATCTTGCCGTGGATATCCTCGGGAATACCAGGACCGGTGTCTTCAACCTCAAACTCAAATGCCAGCCATCGCCCTGGCGGAGGGGTCGCCGCTCGGTCCGACATCATGATATGCGAGTACGCGTTCGGCTTCTCCAGCGCGTTGATATGGTTAGCTGTTGCAAACCCGTTCGGAGTTGTCGTCGACATTGAGCCCGCTTCTGAACTAGTAGCCCGGAAACGGTTCTTCGAATTCCTCCCTGAACTCTGCCTAGAAGCCAGCGAGGTTTTTCGGCTGTCAGTCATGTGGGCTTCCCCAGTGCAGCGGATTGTCATTGTGACTTTTCCGCCTTGGGGTGTGAACTTGAGACTGTTTGATACCAGGTTGATGACGACTTGCAGAATCCGGTGCTGGTCTCCGTAGAGGATCATGTCTTTGAGGCGGCCAAGTCCGAAAGGGCCCAAGCCACCGTCGTGGTTGGGTTGGCCGTCGTCGTTGAGGTTGGCGTCGTATGGCCCCTCGAATCGTACGTTCAAGCTGATCCCGCCCTCTCTCGCCTGCTT
This genomic interval from Ascochyta rabiei chromosome 5, complete sequence contains the following:
- a CDS encoding Thymine-DNA glycosylase, encoding MRSAARTNVLVKLEEPSSDLSDPPELLPSPPSTSFKSYLAKYQYANGSTKENDAPMLTSPRATTKRPRTTTVTTKAISPTAASSSLSPRPRKKQRKSSKYADPSKYAHLSPLVDILEPGLIGVFVGTNPGVSTALHGHAYAHPSNHFWKLLHSSGLTDRRLAPSEDRSLPTKYCVGNTNIVSRPSKDAAELSKDEMSEGTRELERKFAAFRPEAVCIVGKGIWEAIWRFKYSRNMKKEEFRYGWQDEKHNMGRVEGEAEWVGSKVFVTTSTSGLAASLKPAEKEAIWRPFGQWVQQRREERNFVPGLTEEAVVKEEVKEEEER